The following is a genomic window from Saprospiraceae bacterium.
TGAGAAAAAACGATGTCGGCAGCAAAATTAATAGAAAATAATACTGATTTGCTATTTTATTGAATATGATTCACCAATCACCATTTTATTGCATCCATTATATTTCTTAAAAACATTGTAGTGTTCCTATCCCGTATATCCTGCTACATTTTGCCAAGGACCTGCATCTGTTACATTACTGACACCACTACTTTCGAGAATTGATTTCGCTTGACTGCTTCGGTTTCCGCTACGACAAAAAACAACAATGTCTTTTTTCCCTTTAAATTTTGAAAGATTGGCAGCTACTTTGTCCAGTGGAATGTTGACTGATCCTTTAGGATGTCCTGACGCAAACTCACCCGGTGTGCGAACATCTACTAAAAACGGTTTTCTGGCGATCACTTCTGATAAATCTACTGAAGGACCCGGACTGAATAATGATTTTAAAAAATTGAACATATTTTTATTTATTAAGAATTATTTAATTTTAATTACAAATTACTAAAGTTATTCAGGATCAATGCGGCAGGTAATTTTTAAGTACCCCATATAAGTAAGTGCCCAAAATGGCAAAAAGGAAAACTATGCCCATAGCAAAAAATCCATATCCTATGTTGACTACCATAGGTCCGGGGCATGCACCGCTCAGTGCCCAGCCCATACCAAAGACAGTCCCACCAATCAAATATCGGGTTATAGACTTGTCTTTGGGGTAAAACACTATCGGATTGCCGTGATAATCCCTGATTTTATATTTTTTGATTGCCCACACTCCTATCACTCCTGTGACTACTGCCACGCCTATGATACCATACATATGGAATGCCTGAAATCGGAACATTTCCTGTATCCTATACCATGAAATAGCTTCAGATTTTGCCATCACGATTCCGAAAACAATACCAGCTATTAAGAATTTTATTAATTTCATTTATTTATGGTTTAAAATATGATGGGAAATAATAGATGGGTCATCAAAAGTCCGCCCATAAAAAACCCTATAACTGCAATTAAAGAAGGAAGTTGCAAGTCAGATAATCCGCTGATAGCATGACCTGAAGTGCAGCCACCGGCATACCTGCTACCAAATCCGACCATAAGTCCTCCGAGAGCAAGGATTAAAAATCCCTTTATAGACAAAACTGCATCCATACTGAACAGCTCTGCCGGCTGTATATCTGCAGGAGCACTAAATCCCAATTCCTGCAGATCAGTTTTGGTAGCCTCAGATAGTTGGATCGGAGCATCTTTTTTAAGTAAAGTACCTGAAATAAATCCACCAATAATCGCACCTGTGAGAAACACCAGATTCCACATTTGATTTTTCCAATTAAAATTCAAAAAACTCACCTTTTTACCTGCACCTGCAGCCGCACATATCGTCCTGAGATTGGCCGAAAAGCCAAAAGATTGACCAAAAAATAAAAGTACAAACATGATCCCAGAAATGACCAATCCGGAAAACCACCATGACCAACTCTGCGTTATAAATTCACCCATAATTTATTCTAATTTGTTTTGAGATGGAAAGAAATAATAGGTTTAAAAAGGTGTTTGATGAGTGTTTCAGCAGCACTTTTATGGAAAAAACCTCCTTGTCCGTGTGTGCCTATAAATACAATGTCAGCATCTTGAATTTTCAAAAATTCCTTTACTCCTGATTCTACATCAGCGGACTCTATGATGTGATTTTGATGTTTGCCTATCTGATGAGATGCGGCGTATTTGTCCATGTTGTCAAACAAAACGGACTTATCCAATTTTGAAGCATCATTATGAATATAAAGTTGATGGTAGGTTGCGTTAAAATACTTCGAAAACTTATGCATAAGGGGCATTTTCGTATCATCATTATCCATAAAATCATGAACAAAAAGTACATCTTTAATTACCAGGTCAGAACGATCACACATTAATGAAAGTAACGGAATTTCTGATCTTCTGGCGATCATTTGAGCCTGAGATGATGAAACTTTCTCCTTTATACCCCAAGACCCTTTTGTACCCATCACAATCAGATCAAAATGCTGACCCTCAGCAAACTGCAGAATAGTATCTGTAATTTTTCCCAACCGAAAATGGACTGTGATATGATGACCATACTGATCCTTAAGTTGCTGAAGTTTGGCCTCTGCAATTCTTTTCTGATCTTTAATGTAGTTGACATCTATCTCACCACATGTCTCCACTTGTCCTGTTTCGCTCATGGTGACTGTATCGGGTACATCCATCACATGCAGAAAATGTACATCCACCGACAAATGCTCTTCCAACTTCCTTGCCATGAGGTAAGAATAATCAGCTTGTACTGAAAAGTCGGTAGGAATCAGGATTTTAAGCACATTTTCGTCTTTTAGTCCTGAAATTTGCAACGACATTTCCGGAAGAGATTCTTTAATGATGTTGTCATTATGGACACCCGATGCCTTCATCAATTCCTGAGCCTGAGCTAAGGAACCTCCATCAATGACATTATTAATGCCATAATCTGACAGGATTTTTTTTGCGTGGGCGCTTCTGTTACCGCTCCTGCAGTACACTACAATCTGCGGGTAAGTGCGTAAGGTGTCAGCTTTCATTTCCACCAATTCCAAAGGAATATTGATGGCTCCTCCAGGTGACCCGAAGCAAATTCACTTTTGCTTCGTACGTCCAGGATAAGGGCTTCTTTTTCGACTACCTTATCATCAGAAGCATTAAAAAGATTTTTAAATTTAGAGAACATAGGATATTTTTATGAAAACTAGGAAATCACTTCTTCTCCTTTGGCTACCCATTCATTCATACCTGGTGAGTAATTGGTCACATTTGTAAAACCTTCTTTGACCAATATAGAATATGCAATGGATGATCTGTCTCCTCCCTGGCAATGAATGACCACATCTTTGTCCTTACTGATTTTGTCGGTATTCTGAAGGATGGTTCCAACAAATATATTATCGGCACCTTTTACATGTCCGGCATTATACTCGGCTACACCTCTAAGATCGATGATTTGTGTATTATCATCATTAAGTTTGGTCTTAAAGTCGTCATATCCAATCATATTGGCAGTCTGTAATGCTCCTTGATATACAGATACTGAAGGTATGTAACCCATAATGTTGTCCAAACCAATTCTCATAAGCTTTCTTGTGAGATCATCCAATTGAGAAGGATCAGCAACCAAAATAAAAGGCTCATCGTAGGTCAAAAACCAGCCTGCCCAGGTAGCAAAAGAATTATTTCCCTGGATATTGATACTTCCAGGAATAAAACCAGCTGCAAAATCAGCTTTATTTCTTGCATCTATCAATTTGATTCCTTTGTCCATAGCATCTTTCAAAGCTGTTGAAGACAACTCCTTTAATTTGGGTACATAGGTCAATAATGGTCTGTCAACCTTATTGAGTTTTTTCATCATGGCAAAATACTTAGGTGGTTCCGGCTGATCAGCCAACAAGTAATCTACAAAACCGCCCTTATTTTCTTTATATTGAAGTGCCCAGTTTCTGATTTTTTCATAACCTACAGTGGTACTCGGCACTGCTCCCAAAGCTTTACCACATGCGGATCCCGCACCATGCCCAGGCCATACTTGAATATAGTCAGGCAATGCATCAAATTTTTTAATGGATTCATACATCTGTAGAGCACCTGATTCCTGCGTACCTTTAATACCTGCTGCTTTTTCAAGCAAATCAGGTCTGCCTATGTCACCTACGAAAACAAAGTCTCCCGTAAACAGCATCACTGGCTCTTTGCTGGCTGGCGTATCTGTAAGCATGATACTGATACTCTCTGGTGTATGCCCCGGAGTGTGGATGATTTCAAACACGAGATTTCCCATTTTGATCTTGTCTCCATCCTTAAGACCCTGATGTGCAAACTGATATTGCCAGTCAGGTCCACCCTCATCTGAAAGATACATATCTGCACCCGTAAGTGCAGCCAATTCGCGCGATCCGGATAGAAAATCAGCATGAATATGCGTTTCAAATATATGAGTGATCTTCATATTGTTTTGATTTGCGATATCAATATAGGTATCCACATCTCTTTTTGGGTCAATAACCGCAGCTACACCAGCCTTCTGGCAACCTATCAAATAACTGGCTTGAGCCAAACTTTTGTCATAAATGTGTTGAAATAACATGTTTTGAATATTTTGATGGTGCAAAGATAAGATCAACAAAAGGTGAAAGGATGTAACCTATGTTACCAAAAGATGATTTAGATCATCTTTTTATTAATAAATAGTTTTTCATATATTTTTGGGGCATAGACCCCTTCGTTTTACTTCTTTTCAAAGTACTTCACAGGTAAAATAACAGAAACAGCTAATAAAGTTAAAAACATCATGACTCCAATAAATAGTAATTGTGTTCCATTTTTATCTTCGGCCGGAAATTCATGAAATTCTGACAATAGGGCAAACAACATGTAAAAACTACCCAACCCAAGGATTAAACCTACGCATAATGCTAAGTATTTGTTCTTCCACACTACAAGAATAGAGAGTAACAGTCCACAGACGATCATCCCATAATTAACACAGGATGTATTTATTAAATCCATTATAATGACAACCAATATTCCTGAGAATAAAAAAATCTCTGGCAGGTATTTCAGATACCTGGTGTTTGGATTTAATGTCATATTTTCTTTATGATCTACTTGAGTAAAACTACTTTTTAAAATTTAGTATTGTCTTGAAACATTTATATAGGGTAGTCATTTTTTAAAGCACCTACGAGCAATATTTTTTCTGCAAAAATTGCAAAATCAAATTTTCACAGGACTCAGGCGCTTCAAGATGCCCCATGTGCCCTATAGGTAATTCTTTAAAAGAAATATGAGGGTATCCGCTCAAGGTTTTGCGTAACAATTCAGTATTTACTGCTGAATCAAAGGTGCCGCAGATGACCTGGACGGGAATAGTCGTATTTAATAAAATGTCTGTTCTGTCAGGTCGTTCGCGCATACCTAAAATAGCAGCAGTAATCCCTTGTAAAGTGGCTTCTTTTGCCCAGGATTTTGCTATAAATATTTCGTCTTTGAGATCTTGAATCAGATTGGCGTTGAACAGATTAGGTACTCCTGCATTAATAAAAGCATCAAGATCATTTTGAGCCGACTCTACTGCACGTAATCTCTGCATTTTTTTATCATCTGTATCCGCAAACGAAGATGAAAAAAACAAAGTCAGTCCTTTGACAACATCAGGATATCGTTGCATCAATGCAAGGATCACGTAACCACCCATAGAATGGGCAACGAAAAATGTCTCAGCAATGCCCGTTTTATTTAAAACTTCCATGATTTCATCTGCCATGAATTCCATAGAGTGAAGGACAAACTCACTATCCGACAAGCCATGACCCGGCAAATCGACTAAAATGGATTGATATTCTGATTCATCCAAGGGAAGAAAATCCCACATTTTATGATTTTCCATAAAACCGTGTACCAAAACTACCGGCTTTCCACTTCCTTTAACCTTGTAATACAACACTTGATAAAAGTTATAAAATTGAGTCCGCTCCGAAAAGCTCTATTTTTAAAAATCGCATAAAATAGTACTCTTGGGCTGACGGGATAAAAAATTGACATCTTGAAATAAGGTTTTTATAATCTGACGCCTCGTATAGACCATCACAATTGTTTTGATGAAATTTAGGGCAATATTTGGCAAGTTTTGGCCATTTTCTGTCACAAAATTTACGATTCGGACAAAGTTCACCCATAAACATCTCATGTTGGCCCACATTTGATGTTTGCTTAATCCCCTATACCTACTCTTTGCATTGGGGTAGTGATAACTTACCTGAAATATGGTGGCTTCAACATTGTTTCTTCTCTGTATTTCTTCTTTTGGTGTAGATTCTATTTTCTTCCTGATCTGGTAGGTATCTATTTCTTTTTGCGTGATATATCTGTATGATTCGCCTGTCTTTATTCGCCATTTTTCAGTACCATCTTTACTGATTACTTTTATACTTTCTACTTCTTCACCAGTTTGTGTATCTTTTACTTGCAATGTTTGGTCTTCCGTCATTTCCAACTCGTATCTTCCTTTGGCTCCTTGTATTGCTTGTAGGTTTAAGTCTATATCGTTGTCTTTACAATAGTTTTGATTTTCGGGACTATGGTAGGCACCATCTGCATACACTGATTCTATCTTATCTGATATGATTTCCTGTGTTTTTCGGTATCTTCTTTTAAGAAGTCAGTGTCAGGAGTACTTACTACTTTAACATTGACATTCGTAATTAAATTTAGATTTTCATCATCGCATGTCTCCGTTACATTCACACTGTAGCCTTTTACTTCTTGTTTTTTTTGTCCATCGTTACCTCCTTTGCTACGGTAGGTACTGTCGGTATCGTGTGGCGATTGTACAGACTGCGCCGATATGGATTCTTTTTCTTTGGCTACTATCATTTTATCTTCGGTGATCTCGTACTGTTCGGTGAATACTCTTTGTAATGTTTTGTAACTGTCTGTTTGTGAGCCTTCGGTTAGCTCTAATACTTTCGATATCAGGGTACCTAACTCTTTTAATTTACTCTTAACTTCCTGGCTCGTATGGGTGTACACTACTTTGTCTCCTTGCATTTTTAGTGCGTCTTCCAGCTTCTCTTTAAGTGTAGCTTCTAAGTGAGCATTGTCTTTTATTTCCTTGTAATAAAGCTCTAACGTTTTATGTATCAATTCGTAACGGCTCAACCATGCTATATTACTTCCCAATAACTTACTGTCCATTCTTATTTTCTTGCCGCTTACTCCAAATTCAATACATTGATCCTTTGTCGTCTGGGCAAATACTTCTGCAAATAGATTTTTTCCGTTTTCCTTGTCATAAGCTGCTACATTGTGCCGAAATAGATAGTAAGTGGATTCTGTAGGTATGGTGTCGCTTAAATTTAATAACCCTAATGCACTTCGATATAACAAGTTGAATCTACAGTTTTCAAATATCTTCTCATCACTCAAACCATCTGCTTCCTTCAATATCATCATCCCTATCATTACTCGTATGGATGCATTTGGTCTGCCTTGACTATCACTATATAAAGGACTGAACAACTCCTCGTCTATGCGCATAATCACTTCTTTGCGAAATAGATTATGCCAGGCATCAGGATTTTCATACACTGTTTGTACCTTGCCACTAAATAATGAAACAGGGCTTGAAAACATATCCAACTGTAGGTGCTTTGATGATTTTTTTAGCATCCGGATTAAAGTTATTTTGATATCACAAATTTAAAACATATGTTCTTTTTTATACTATATTTGTGAATCAATTATTAAATACTTTTCGGAGTGGACTCAAAATTATAAAATACAACAAAGATAAAATACTAAATCAATGAATCAGACATTTCAAAATTTCCAAATAAAATACTTAGTAAACAATGTCCCTTTAAAAACCAATTCAACTCAAAAATATTTCTCAACATACTGTATAGAGAGTAAATTATTTTTGATAAACATCATTGCATACATTAAAACACCGTATTTACCCTTAAAATTTAC
Proteins encoded in this region:
- a CDS encoding rhodanese-like domain-containing protein, with the translated sequence MFNFLKSLFSPGPSVDLSEVIARKPFLVDVRTPGEFASGHPKGSVNIPLDKVAANLSKFKGKKDIVVFCRSGNRSSQAKSILESSGVSNVTDAGPWQNVAGYTG
- a CDS encoding transposase, which codes for MYADGAYHSPENQNYCKDNDIDLNLQAIQGAKGRYELEMTEDQTLQVKDTQTGEEVESIKVISKDGTEKWRIKTGESYRYITQKEIDTYQIRKKIESTPKEEIQRRNNVEATIFQVSYHYPNAKSRYRGLSKHQMWANMRCLWVNFVRIVNFVTENGQNLPNIALNFIKTIVMVYTRRQIIKTLFQDVNFLSRQPKSTILCDF
- a CDS encoding YeeE/YedE family protein, which codes for MFVLLFFGQSFGFSANLRTICAAAGAGKKVSFLNFNWKNQMWNLVFLTGAIIGGFISGTLLKKDAPIQLSEATKTDLQELGFSAPADIQPAELFSMDAVLSIKGFLILALGGLMVGFGSRYAGGCTSGHAISGLSDLQLPSLIAVIGFFMGGLLMTHLLFPIIF
- a CDS encoding transposase — encoded protein: MLKKSSKHLQLDMFSSPVSLFSGKVQTVYENPDAWHNLFRKEVIMRIDEELFSPLYSDSQGRPNASIRVMIGMMILKEADGLSDEKIFENCRFNLLYRSALGLLNLSDTIPTESTYYLFRHNVAAYDKENGKNLFAEVFAQTTKDQCIEFGVSGKKIRMDSKLLGSNIAWLSRYELIHKTLELYYKEIKDNAHLEATLKEKLEDALKMQGDKVVYTHTSQEVKSKLKELGTLISKVLELTEGSQTDSYKTLQRVFTEQYEITEDKMIVAKEKESISAQSVQSPHDTDSTYRSKGGNDGQKKQEVKGYSVNVTETCDDENLNLITNVNVKVVSTPDTDFLKEDTEKHRKSYQIR
- a CDS encoding alpha/beta hydrolase, coding for MLYYKVKGSGKPVVLVHGFMENHKMWDFLPLDESEYQSILVDLPGHGLSDSEFVLHSMEFMADEIMEVLNKTGIAETFFVAHSMGGYVILALMQRYPDVVKGLTLFFSSSFADTDDKKMQRLRAVESAQNDLDAFINAGVPNLFNANLIQDLKDEIFIAKSWAKEATLQGITAAILGMRERPDRTDILLNTTIPVQVICGTFDSAVNTELLRKTLSGYPHISFKELPIGHMGHLEAPESCENLILQFLQKKYCS
- a CDS encoding universal stress protein, which encodes MKADTLRTYPQIVVYCRSGNRSAHAKKILSDYGINNVIDGGSLAQAQELMKASGVHNDNIIKESLPEMSLQISGLKDENVLKILIPTDFSVQADYSYLMARKLEEHLSVDVHFLHVMDVPDTVTMSETGQVETCGEIDVNYIKDQKRIAEAKLQQLKDQYGHHITVHFRLGKITDTILQFAEGQHFDLIVMGTKGSWGIKEKVSSSQAQMIARRSEIPLLSLMCDRSDLVIKDVLFVHDFMDNDDTKMPLMHKFSKYFNATYHQLYIHNDASKLDKSVLFDNMDKYAASHQIGKHQNHIIESADVESGVKEFLKIQDADIVFIGTHGQGGFFHKSAAETLIKHLFKPIISFHLKTN
- a CDS encoding YeeE/YedE family protein, producing MKLIKFLIAGIVFGIVMAKSEAISWYRIQEMFRFQAFHMYGIIGVAVVTGVIGVWAIKKYKIRDYHGNPIVFYPKDKSITRYLIGGTVFGMGWALSGACPGPMVVNIGYGFFAMGIVFLFAILGTYLYGVLKNYLPH
- a CDS encoding MBL fold metallo-hydrolase, producing the protein MLFQHIYDKSLAQASYLIGCQKAGVAAVIDPKRDVDTYIDIANQNNMKITHIFETHIHADFLSGSRELAALTGADMYLSDEGGPDWQYQFAHQGLKDGDKIKMGNLVFEIIHTPGHTPESISIMLTDTPASKEPVMLFTGDFVFVGDIGRPDLLEKAAGIKGTQESGALQMYESIKKFDALPDYIQVWPGHGAGSACGKALGAVPSTTVGYEKIRNWALQYKENKGGFVDYLLADQPEPPKYFAMMKKLNKVDRPLLTYVPKLKELSSTALKDAMDKGIKLIDARNKADFAAGFIPGSINIQGNNSFATWAGWFLTYDEPFILVADPSQLDDLTRKLMRIGLDNIMGYIPSVSVYQGALQTANMIGYDDFKTKLNDDNTQIIDLRGVAEYNAGHVKGADNIFVGTILQNTDKISKDKDVVIHCQGGDRSSIAYSILVKEGFTNVTNYSPGMNEWVAKGEEVIS